In Paenibacillus sp. BIC5C1, a genomic segment contains:
- the jag gene encoding RNA-binding cell elongation regulator Jag/EloR yields MTKVIASGKTVEDAVNQGLAELGVSRDKVEIQVLEQPSKGFLGLIGVKAAKVEVKLLPLPEPVLQPIKPAAHIPQVEATLEGVAAKNPYEEAAAFLKEVAAGMGLDVEVHIKKQRDGHIFNIAGEDLGMIIGRRGQTLDALQYLTNIVANRYSESFVRIVLDAENFRQRRRKTLEDLAERLAGQAIRTGKEVVLEPMPPLERKVIHAKLQNHSQIKTYSKGEEPNRRVVITTK; encoded by the coding sequence ATGACCAAAGTCATTGCGTCAGGAAAAACCGTTGAAGATGCTGTAAACCAAGGATTGGCTGAGCTTGGCGTGAGCCGGGACAAGGTCGAGATACAAGTGTTAGAGCAGCCGTCAAAAGGATTCCTGGGTTTGATCGGGGTTAAGGCCGCTAAAGTGGAAGTGAAACTTCTGCCGCTGCCCGAACCTGTTTTACAGCCGATCAAGCCGGCCGCACATATACCTCAGGTTGAAGCAACACTTGAGGGTGTGGCTGCTAAAAATCCCTATGAGGAAGCGGCTGCTTTCTTAAAAGAAGTGGCAGCAGGTATGGGACTGGATGTTGAAGTGCATATCAAAAAACAGCGTGATGGACATATCTTCAATATTGCCGGTGAAGACCTGGGCATGATTATTGGCAGACGTGGACAGACTCTGGATGCCCTTCAATATTTAACGAACATTGTAGCAAATCGTTATTCGGAAAGCTTCGTCCGCATCGTACTTGATGCAGAGAATTTCCGTCAACGTCGACGCAAGACGCTGGAGGATCTGGCTGAACGTTTGGCTGGACAGGCTATTCGCACTGGTAAGGAAGTTGTGCTGGAGCCAATGCCACCACTCGAACGCAAAGTCATTCATGCGAAATTGCAAAATCACTCGCAGATTAAGACATACAGCAAGGGCGAGGAGCCTAATCGGCGCGTGGTTATTACGACGAAATAA